Proteins encoded by one window of Elaeis guineensis isolate ETL-2024a chromosome 12, EG11, whole genome shotgun sequence:
- the LOC105054578 gene encoding NDR1/HIN1-like protein 12: MTDEKKRTMYRYIPAVHPFQLLCTILLTFFLLVGVIALIVYLIYRPSKPHFAVVGATIFQLSNSSTQPNVLSTGMQFTLVSRNPNERSSILYDHLSAYVSYRNQPITPPASLPPLLQDRASSVAMSPVLGGDFVPVSGDVASGLLTDQAYGVVNLRVVLMGRLRYKSGPFRSGWYNFYVRCEMLVGIRKGVTGPVPLLGEPQCDVDS; encoded by the coding sequence CCCGCCGTCCACCCCTTCCAGCTCCTCTGCACCATCCTCCTCACCTTCTTCCTCCTAGTCGGCGTCATCGCCCTCATCGTCTACCTCATCTACCGCCCCTCGAAGCCCCATTTCGCCGTCGTCGGCGCCACCATCTTCCAGCTCTCCAACTCCTCCACCCAGCCCAACGTCCTCTCCACCGGCATGCAGTTCACCCTCGTCAGCCGCAACCCGAACGAGCGCTCCTCCATCCTCTACGACCACCTCTCCGCCTACGTCTCCTACCGCAACCAGCCCATCACTCCGCCTGCCAGCCTCCCCCCACTGCTTCAGGACCGTGCCAGCTCCGTCGCCATGTCCCCGGTGCTCGGCGGTGACTTCGTCCCCGTCTCAGGGGACGTCGCCTCCGGCCTTCTCACCGACCAGGCCTACGGCGTCGTCAACCTCCGCGTCGTGCTCATGGGAAGGCTCAGGTACAAGTCAGGACCGTTCAGGAGCGGCTGGTACAACTTTTACGTGCGCTGCGAAATGCTCGTCGGAATTCGCAAGGGGGTCACCGGTCCGGTGCCGCTGCTTGGCGAGCCCCAGTGCGACGTCGATTCTTAG